The following proteins are encoded in a genomic region of Glycine max cultivar Williams 82 chromosome 18, Glycine_max_v4.0, whole genome shotgun sequence:
- the LOC113000221 gene encoding uncharacterized mitochondrial protein AtMg00810-like, protein MAYLLLYVDDIILIASSDELRRSIISFLSSEFAMKDLGQLSYFQGIAVTRHVGGLFLSQKKYAAEIIDRAGMSSCKPSFTPVDTKPKLSATTNTPFEDPSLYRSLARALQYLTFTRPDIAYAVQHVCLFVHDPREEHMYALKRILRYIQSTLDFGLHLYPSSTSTLLFYTDADWDGCPDTRRSTSGYCVFLGDNLISWSAKRQATLSRSSAEAEYRGFANVVSKSCWLRNLLLELHCPIQKATLVYCDNVSAIYLADNPVQHQRTKHIEINIHFVREKVARGQVRVLHVPSRYHIVDIFTKGLPLVLFEDFRDNLSIRRPPA, encoded by the exons ATGGCTTACCTATTATTGTATGTGGATGATATCATTTTGATTGCTTCCTCGGATGAGCTCCGGAGATCTATCATATCCTTTCTTAGCTCCGAATTTGCTATGAAGGACTTGGGACAGTTGAGCTATTTTCAGGGCATAGCAGTGACTCGTCATGTAGGTGGTTTATTTTTatcacaaaagaaatatgcTGCCGAGATTATTGATCGAGCTGGTATGTCTTCTTGTAAGCCATCTTTTACACCTGTTGATACGAAACCCAAGCTTAGTGCTACTACCAACACACCATTTGAGGATCCCTCTCTTTATAGGAGTCTTGCAAGGGCTCTCCAATACCTTACTTTCACAAGACCCGACATTGCATATGCAGTGCAACATGTATGTTTATTCGTGCATGACCCCAGGGAAGAACACATGTACGCTCTCAAGCGCATTTTGCGCTACATTCAGAGTACTCTGGATTTTGGTCTTCATCTCTATCCCTCTTCCACATCCACTCTTCTCTTTTATACTGATGCTGATTGGGATGGATGCCCAGATACTCGTCGTTCTACCTCTGGTTATTGTGTTTTTCTAGGTGACAACTTAATCTCTTGGTCAGCCAAAAGGCAGGCTAC gCTATCGCGATCCAGTGCAGAAGCCGAATACCGAGGGTTTGCCAATGTGGTGTCTAAATCTTGTTGGTTAAGAAACTTGCTTTTGGAGCTTCATTGCCCGATTCAAAAAGCTACATTGGTCTACTGTGATAATGTTAGTGCGATCTACCTAGCTGACAATCCTGTTCAACATCAACGCACTAAGcatattgaaataaatatacattttgTTCGGGAAAAGGTTGCTCGTGGCCAAGTTCGAGTGTTACATGTCCCCTCGCGTTATCATATTGTAGATATTTTCACCAAAGGTCTTCCGTTGGTGTTATTTGAGGATTTTCGGGACAATCTTAGCATTCGACGACCTCCCGCTTAA